From the Lactobacillus sp. PV034 genome, the window GCTGGCAAAAAGCAGATACTTCCAAAACTTTGGCTGTGCCACTTGGTCTCAGAGGTAAAGATGATATTGTAGATCTTAACTTGCACGAACGTGCGCATGGTCCGCATGGATTAATTGCCGGAACAACTGGATCTGGTAAGTCAGAAGTTATTCAAAGTTATATCCTTTCCTTGGCAGTGAACTTTGCTCCAGAAGACGTTGGGTTCTTACCGATTGATTACAAGGGTGGAGGAATGGCAAATTTATTTGCCAAATTACCACACTTAATGGGAACAATTACCAACTTAGATGGAGCGGGTACTGAACGTGCATTAAAGAGTATTCGTGCTGAATTAAACAAGCGCCAAGAATGGTTCAGAAAATACCATGTGAATAATATTAATGCCTATACCAAGCTGTACAAGAAGGGCAAGACGATTACTGATCCCGAAGAAAAGAAGAATTATCCCGATCAACCTTTACCACATCTATTCTTAATCAGTGATGAGTTTGCGGAATTAAAGGCTAATGAGCCAGAATTTATGGACGAGCTTGTTTCAACTGCTCGTATTGGTCGTTCTCTTGGCGTTCACCTAATTTTAGCCACTCAGAAACCAAGTGGTGTGGTAAATGATCAGATTTGGTCTAACTCACGTTTTAAAATTGCCCTTAAAGTTGCTGAACCAGCAGATTCAAAAGAAATTATTCACACACCAGATGCTGCTTCCATTACACAACCGGGACGTGCTTACTTGCAAGTTGGTAACAATGAAATTTATGAATTATTCCAAACTGCTTATAGTGGTGCATCCTATCAACCTGATAGAGAAGAAGATCAAAAAATGGATAATCGGATTTGGATGATTAATCACTTAGGACAAGCTGAATTATTAACAACTGACTTATCTGAAGAAGATCAAGAAGAACAAGTTGATGAAGATATTACTCAACTTGATGCTGTTGTAGATGAAGTAGTTAAGGAAAGTAAAGCAGCCAAGTCAGTAATTCCATTGAAGCCATGGTTGCCGCCACTTAAAGAAGTGATTCATGGTCCAGAAATAGACTGGCGCGAAGAGTGGAAAAAGGAACGTACTTTATCGGCACCATTTGGAATGTTGGATATTCCAAGTCATCAAGGACAAAAGCCAATGAATTTTGACTTAGCAGAATTTTCTCCAGCAGTTATGATTGGAAGTTCCGGCTACGGTAAATCCATGGCTTTACAGACTTTAATTTTAAATTTGGCAAAAGAAAATTCTCCTGAACAAATGCAATTCTATTTACTTGATTTTGGAACTAATGGATTATTGCCACTTCGTAATCTGCCCCATACTGGTGATATAGCTGGTTTTGAGAATCGTGAGAAATTAATGAAGATGCTTCGTATGCTTGAACGTTTGATTGATACGCGTAAAGCAATATTCGAAGAAGCAGAAGTATCTAATATCACACAATATCAAAGAGAATCTGACCAAGAATTACCAATTGTTTTAGTAGCAGTAGATGCTTATGATACGGTCGCAGAAGATGATTCAAGAGAAAGAATTGATTTTGTCTTAAATCGTCTAATTAGGGAAGGGCAAGCACTAGGCATTTACACAATTATTACCGCCAATCGGTATAGTAGTTTAAGAATGACAATGACAGCAAATATTAATAAGCGTATGAGCTTATACATTGTGGATACTGATGAGTTTAAGAATATGCAAGGATATAATGCACTAACTCAAGAAGCAATTCCAGGACGAGGACAGGTAGAAGACGATGAAATGTTAGCATTTCAGGTTTATGTACCAACGTCAGCAACTGATGGCCTAGAAAGTATTAAAGAGATACAAAAAATTTCTAGAGAAATGACTATTAATTGGCATGGTAAATTACCTAGAAAAGTACCAATGCTGCCAAAACAAATTAGTATGAAGATGTTTTTAGATAATAAAAATGTCAAGGATATGCTTAAAACTCAAAAATTACCATTAGCATTTGATAAAGAGAGTGCCAATGCCGTTGGATATGATCCAGAGAGCGTGAAATATTTTATGGCTTTGCATGATACTCCAGAACAGGCTGAATACTTTGAAAATACATTATTAACTGATTTAAATATGTTAAACAGTGAATCTCAAAAAATATTATTTGATCTAAAGGGAAAACATCAAGATATTCAAAAATATTTTGATAATGTAATTCAAGCTGATCAAGTGGGATTAATTATTAAGCAAATGTGTAATGAAATTGAGAATCGAAAGCAAATAGGGTTTGAAAAGAGTATCTACATTTATATCCCTGATGCTGAAGAACTTGGGACTAAGGTAATGGCATCTGTTGATGATATATCTTTATTATTAGATGAAGCCCATAAAGTTGGTATATATCTAATCTTTTCTGCTAACCAAAAAGCAATGTACAGTACATTTTCTGATATTGGTAAACTTCTTAAAAATAATATTCCTGCTGGATTTATTGGTTCGAGAATGGCAGACCAAGAATTTATTAAAATTAAAACATCTTATAAAGAACCAATTATTGAATCAGATGAAAGTAATTTCTTTATTGGAAGAGATGTAGTTAGAACAAAATTAGTTAGTGAGGTAAATCTAAATGAGTAAAAAAGCTCAAGGATTACAATTGATTGCTGAAGCAAATGCTTTAGTTGCTGCAACAGATACTCTAAATATGCAAAAGGCAGCTATAGATCAAAAAATATCTAGATTAGAAACAGCTATTTCAAACTTAGATTCTTTTTTAAATGATATTCAAGATTGGAAAAATAATGTGAATAAGTTAGTAACAAACAATAATAATGATTTTAAAGGAGACCGAAGAGATAAATTTGATGACTATATAAATGACGCAACAGATGCGGTAACGAGCTGGTCCAATAAACATGATGATAATAAAACACAGATGCAGCATAAATTAAATGAACTTAAAGATAAATCTTCAAGTCTTTCGTCATCTATCTCTGAATTAAGCGCACAAGCTGCAAGCTTATTAAGAATGGGATCACAATTAATTAATGAATAGGAGAAAACGTGAAAAATCAACAAGAATTATGGTATGAATTAAATCCCGAGATTACTCCTGAGAGTTTAATAAATAAAGTTTGTTTAAGTATTTCTAGTGATATTAAACAACTTGATTTAATAGTTGAGGGATTGTTACAAAATAAAGAAAGTTTTAATTATCAACCTTTATTTGGAGCTGATATTCTTGTGTCTTATGATTGGAAAAAATTATCAGTAGTTGTTAAAAGTTTAAACCAGATAGAAGAACTTTCATTATTTCAATGGATTAATTATCTTGCTAAGATTGATACTATTTTTTCACCTATATTACCCAATGGATCTGTTATTGAAATTGATGGTGAAAAAATAAGTAAAGAGGTCAAAGAAATCTTTGAAACGGATGAACCAGGACTAGGATTTTACTTACAAGTTATTTCAAGAAGAGCTACGGTTGAAAATAGTAATGCATATGCGGATTATTTAACTACAATTTGGCCTATAGGAATCCAACCATTGTTTCAGCCTATACCAATCAGTAATTATGTAATTAAAAGTGTTATTAATGAAGGATACAAAAATACGTTTGAAGAAAAATATACTAACGCTTTAAGATTAGAATCAATAATTAATCAGCGTCATTCAATTCTGTTTGACAATTTATTGGAGGCGACAAAAGAAAATGAAAGTTGATGTAAGCGAAGTTATAAATATTAAAAATCAACTTAATAATCTGAAGAATACAATATTAGGGCAATTTGAGGACGCGGATACTAATGCTCATCAAATTGTGAATTCGGATTGGTTAAGTGGACAAACTAAACAGGCAATAAATGCTGAATTCAATAATTATAAAATTCCAATGCTTACAAACCTTGAAGACAGTTTAATAGAATTAACCGAGAGCTTTGATGAGACAATTAGCAAGTTTAAATCTATAGTTCATGAAAATAATGAAAGTGCAGTTATTGATACTAGTGCCGTAACTTCATTAAAAGATACGCTTAAATCAAATGGTGAGGATCTAGATGAATTACATGATTCTGCAAAGAGTATTTACCAGAGTGTTGATGATATTATTAAAATTTCAAATCCAAGTGTAAGTAAAATTAAAAATCAATTTTCAAAGGCAAAGACTGTGCTGACACATACCAATGATTGGATGGATACTTTTAATTCCATAAGCGATCCTTATAAGAAAATAGGTGAAAAATTAGATAATCAAAAGGTTGTAATAGGAAAATTAGCTTCTGCATTATCAGGTGGTTATGCTCATATTGGTAAAGGTTCTTATGTATTCAGTACAAAGTATCTACAAGATACAGAAAAGTTTGACGAAAAGGTTAAAAAACAACTTATAAAGAAAACGCCCGCTTTAGATATTATTGATGGTAAAAATATAAAAGCTTCGGAATTAAATGATTTAGTTAATTTAATTGGTGAAGTGAAGAATAATGGAAATAAAATTTTTAAAGCTGGAAAGACATTAAAAAAAAGGTTTGCCGATCTTTTTGTTATAGCGGCTTTGACTAAAGATGAGAAGGGAAGAATTGGTTTTAGAATAGTTGGGGACATGGTAAAAGCTTATGAGATGAAAACCAAAAAAAATGTTCCCAAGGGTATTATCAAATTACTAGAACATATGGATCAAAAATATATTGTTGATCGATTAACGAAAAATTTACCTAAATCTTCAGTCTCTAAAAGAGGATTGCGAGTTCTAGTTAATATTAGAGGGGAATTTGTTAAAAACGGTGAAACGTTAGCAAAGAAACATTTACATGTAATTGATAGCCGTCAATTGTATAAACCTAAATCAACTCGTCTAAAATCTTATAAAAAATCTGCTCTCAAGGCAGCTAAGGATGAAGTAGATTTTAAAGGGATGTGGAAAGATTTTAAAGATGCTAAAGGTTTGAAGAAAATTTTACCAGGTTTAAATATTGGAGCCAAAGTACTTACTGTAAGTGGTAGTGTAAGTAGCTCTAATAAATTGGCAGATGAATCAAAACTAAAGGGAAATTGGAAAGGAGCGAGTGTAGCAGGAGGAGTAGCAATAGATTTGGGGACGGCAGCTGCAGAAGCTGGAACTGCAGATTTAATTACTAGTGGACTTGTTACACTTGCCGGTACAGGATTAGCAGCAGCGGGAGTAACAGTTTCTGCTCCTGTTTGGGTCACAGCCGGAGCTGTAGCTGCTACTGGAATCGGAGTTGCATATATTACTAGCAAGATATCTGATAAACTCGATTTGGGAACCAAAGTAAAGAAAACATGGAATAATGTACTTAGCTGGGGAATGAAGCATTTTAAATAGGAGAATAAAACTTGAAAACTAAACAACTTTTTAGAAAACAATTGTATAATGCTACAAAAAAATTAAATTTAACAAAAGGAAGTAATGAAACTTGTTTATGTATTACTGCTTTCATAGTTGTTTGCCTATTGTTTGGTGATTTTCCCATAGATCTTTTAACACATAGCTGGAAACTAATTTTAACTATTTTCTATAGTATAACTTTATTTTTATTAATAATTTCCCATTTCTTTTGGAAACGCTATAGTGAAAGTAAAATTGCAGGTCTTTTTGAAACCATAGCTGTTTATGGGGATACACCAATAGTTATTTATGTCGGTGGCTGGGCATTAGGAGTATCTACAAAAGTAATTGTTTTTGTAACCCTTTTAGCTCTTTTTTATTACTTTATTACTTTATTTGTAGCTTTTCAGTATGAAAAAAAGGGCGATAAAGAAAGACCTATTGCGAAATGGTTAGTATTGGGACCCATGGTTATTTTAATCTTTAGCATAGCATTAGGAGTAGTTACACAAAAAGAAATCTTTATGAATATAGGCTTAGCTATGTTGGGGTTTATAGCAACATTTAGAGTAGTACCATATTTTTTTATTATGAACTTTCCTTATAAATTAAAGTTACGAGAAGAGTTTGGTCCTAAAGATATTGAAACAAGTAGTATTTTTATAAATAAAAAGAAAAGTGAGGAGAAATAGAATGGATTTAATTTCAGTACATGTTGAAGATATGATGACAATTGAAAAACGTTTGAAGGGAGAACAATTTGCCGATTTAGTTGAAGATATTAGCCAACTCACTTTTGGAGAAGGGGTATATCAAATAGGCCCTACCATAATTTCTATTCCAACAGAACATTTTTTTGATGAAGAGATTGATTTTAAAGCCTATGTACCAGTTAGTCAAGAAGTCGAAGTTGAAGGCAGTGAATTTAGTTGGCAAAATGTTCTAGATATTCCTAAGGCTATTTCTTCAGAAATGAAATTTAATGATCAAGTTAGTGAAGAATTTAGAAAGCTACGTGAATATCTTGATGATAATAGTAAGCCTGTACCGGAAAGAATATTCTTAATTATGACTCCAGTATATACAGATTACTGGGTAAATATTGTGGTGCCTTTAGAAGATGTAGTGGAAGAATAGGAAAAATTATGGTTGGATACGAGCAAGCAATAACTGAAAAAAATGTAATTGAGTATAAGTGTATTGCAGATATGGATATGATGAATGAGGCATTCCAAGATTTTGCAAAAACAATTAAGGAAGCGGGATACACACCGGTAAAAAGTATTTTTTATGCTAATGGTGGAGAGATCGATCAAACAGAAAATATTCCTTTACAAATATTTGTTCCCGTAGCAGAAGATTTTCACGGAAAATTACCGGAAAACTTCATTTACCGTTCATATTTTCAAATTCGACATTTACTTTCAGTCCGAGTAAAAGGAATGACAAATTTAGATTTTGCACGCGGATTGGAAAAGCTTGGGCAAGCTGTCTTAGAGACAGGGGATTTAGAAGATCCTAATACACCTACTTTTTTTGTTTTTCATGAATTAAATGGCGAAATTTATACAGATATTAGTGTAGGTTTGCAACGGAGATGGGAGGATTAACAATGAAGACTGGGGTAGTACCTGACCGATGGGAACAAACAGTGTTGATTGCACAGCAAAGTGTAGATAGTATCTCAAAAGTAGATAAGATGCAATTTAGTAAGACCGATCTTAAACCGTTTACTGATATTAATAAGGTAATAGGCAGCTTTAATTTAGCCGTTAGTGCTTTAAAGCAGCAAACAGATGGGGAAACAGATAATCTTTTGTGTGTTGGATATAATAAACAAATTGATGATGTTAATTATGGTAAGTAATTTTTGTAGGGATTTAATTACAGCAGTTATTAAATGGAAGAATTAAAGGATATTATTAGAGCATGGAAATAATATTTAATACAATTGCGAATATGCATAACCCATATATATTTTTAATAATTTCAATAATTTGTAGTTTGACATTTGGAATTTATGGTTTGAATGCGAAGTACGAGGTATTACCTTTTATAACATTCAGTCTTTATATAATTGCTGTTACTATCTGTGTTTTGAGTGAAATGCTAATTTTTCCTAACCTCGCACCTATGGATAAGCATAGTGCTAGAACGGTTTGGAGCGGTCTTGGTTTTTGTTTAACTTTTCTTTTAAATGGATTAGTTTTGCTACTAATCCTTTTATGGCATATAAGGAAAAACTCTATTAAATATGTTACTAATAACAAAATTATTTTTAACAGATCATTTTTATTAGGAGCAATTACAACATTTTTCAATGTAGGGATAGCCGTGTTCGCACTTGTAGGAATGGGGCTAATGGAGGAGCTAGTATCATTCAAAGGCCCATTGGCATTATTATATTTAATTCCCTTAATTGTTAGTTTTATCCTGGCTCAAAAATCTCATAGTTGGATTATGTCACTTTTAAGATCTGTAGTAAGAAAGAACTTACCAAAAGACGTAAGACAAAAATTGGTAGGAGAACAATGAAAATAAAGAAATTATTTCAAGGAACTTTTGAACAGTCAAAACGTATAGCTAAAAGAAGAGAAACATTATTATTTAGTAATGACTATCGGCACATAAATAATAATTCAATTATCTCCCGTTTGTTTGTAGACCTATTATTAGGTGGATTTATGATAATGGT encodes:
- the essC gene encoding type VII secretion protein EssC; the encoded protein is MNLKEISDLFAEPQTSIDDRKIDKSDVVWDVFILKNNFSHLELGINQTIQLGADELSTTDNQVKLNGKVINLNTGVNYQASSSIYVMPHRDLKVYTTNLPHTAILLGDNFGDIRYQTSAFLKITPEADNSDYQVQVFAHESQLYWQGKKANEIDDQFKIGDQLYLDGLLIERREFQFKLTPLRNDIKLNIDHLLSTRTISEYPEDFPNFRRSPRIYLREPDEHLQLENLPAKQEAPRSAVMQMIVPPIGMVVASGLVSVLSGGSGLIILGMGSASVLTAAFSVSSFFGNRKEINHKNKTAQAAYENYLLDFTGKLDALNREQKAVLHYNYPSMDQLSLMMKHYDSRLYERMTSNDDFLTVSLGYGELPISYQFDHQKQESKVASSLEKFIEKNVIEPYSTVKNVPITVPLRNTTLGLVGNQSALRQAIQTTLFQIAAFHSYHDVQFIAILNESEYHNYWQEWRWLPHFQIESLNLRGLVYNAQTRDMVLNSLYQLLVKRRQEVREHRNSHEQLQFKPNLVLYIQDESWLTGHSLNEFLMEDMGQYGVTVIWAKDTKAMLPETVTTLVDYRSTKLGTVINQDHEYLNLDFTPHAYPHTYPMDKAIKRLANLNHVEVEKNSIPDSITFLDLYHAKNVADLHILNRWQKADTSKTLAVPLGLRGKDDIVDLNLHERAHGPHGLIAGTTGSGKSEVIQSYILSLAVNFAPEDVGFLPIDYKGGGMANLFAKLPHLMGTITNLDGAGTERALKSIRAELNKRQEWFRKYHVNNINAYTKLYKKGKTITDPEEKKNYPDQPLPHLFLISDEFAELKANEPEFMDELVSTARIGRSLGVHLILATQKPSGVVNDQIWSNSRFKIALKVAEPADSKEIIHTPDAASITQPGRAYLQVGNNEIYELFQTAYSGASYQPDREEDQKMDNRIWMINHLGQAELLTTDLSEEDQEEQVDEDITQLDAVVDEVVKESKAAKSVIPLKPWLPPLKEVIHGPEIDWREEWKKERTLSAPFGMLDIPSHQGQKPMNFDLAEFSPAVMIGSSGYGKSMALQTLILNLAKENSPEQMQFYLLDFGTNGLLPLRNLPHTGDIAGFENREKLMKMLRMLERLIDTRKAIFEEAEVSNITQYQRESDQELPIVLVAVDAYDTVAEDDSRERIDFVLNRLIREGQALGIYTIITANRYSSLRMTMTANINKRMSLYIVDTDEFKNMQGYNALTQEAIPGRGQVEDDEMLAFQVYVPTSATDGLESIKEIQKISREMTINWHGKLPRKVPMLPKQISMKMFLDNKNVKDMLKTQKLPLAFDKESANAVGYDPESVKYFMALHDTPEQAEYFENTLLTDLNMLNSESQKILFDLKGKHQDIQKYFDNVIQADQVGLIIKQMCNEIENRKQIGFEKSIYIYIPDAEELGTKVMASVDDISLLLDEAHKVGIYLIFSANQKAMYSTFSDIGKLLKNNIPAGFIGSRMADQEFIKIKTSYKEPIIESDESNFFIGRDVVRTKLVSEVNLNE
- a CDS encoding DUF5082 family protein, whose translation is MSKKAQGLQLIAEANALVAATDTLNMQKAAIDQKISRLETAISNLDSFLNDIQDWKNNVNKLVTNNNNDFKGDRRDKFDDYINDATDAVTSWSNKHDDNKTQMQHKLNELKDKSSSLSSSISELSAQAASLLRMGSQLINE
- a CDS encoding DUF4176 domain-containing protein codes for the protein MKNQQELWYELNPEITPESLINKVCLSISSDIKQLDLIVEGLLQNKESFNYQPLFGADILVSYDWKKLSVVVKSLNQIEELSLFQWINYLAKIDTIFSPILPNGSVIEIDGEKISKEVKEIFETDEPGLGFYLQVISRRATVENSNAYADYLTTIWPIGIQPLFQPIPISNYVIKSVINEGYKNTFEEKYTNALRLESIINQRHSILFDNLLEATKENES
- a CDS encoding T7SS effector LXG polymorphic toxin; translation: MKVDVSEVINIKNQLNNLKNTILGQFEDADTNAHQIVNSDWLSGQTKQAINAEFNNYKIPMLTNLEDSLIELTESFDETISKFKSIVHENNESAVIDTSAVTSLKDTLKSNGEDLDELHDSAKSIYQSVDDIIKISNPSVSKIKNQFSKAKTVLTHTNDWMDTFNSISDPYKKIGEKLDNQKVVIGKLASALSGGYAHIGKGSYVFSTKYLQDTEKFDEKVKKQLIKKTPALDIIDGKNIKASELNDLVNLIGEVKNNGNKIFKAGKTLKKRFADLFVIAALTKDEKGRIGFRIVGDMVKAYEMKTKKNVPKGIIKLLEHMDQKYIVDRLTKNLPKSSVSKRGLRVLVNIRGEFVKNGETLAKKHLHVIDSRQLYKPKSTRLKSYKKSALKAAKDEVDFKGMWKDFKDAKGLKKILPGLNIGAKVLTVSGSVSSSNKLADESKLKGNWKGASVAGGVAIDLGTAAAEAGTADLITSGLVTLAGTGLAAAGVTVSAPVWVTAGAVAATGIGVAYITSKISDKLDLGTKVKKTWNNVLSWGMKHFK
- a CDS encoding DUF5085 family protein produces the protein MVGYEQAITEKNVIEYKCIADMDMMNEAFQDFAKTIKEAGYTPVKSIFYANGGEIDQTENIPLQIFVPVAEDFHGKLPENFIYRSYFQIRHLLSVRVKGMTNLDFARGLEKLGQAVLETGDLEDPNTPTFFVFHELNGEIYTDISVGLQRRWED